Proteins encoded in a region of the Pantoea agglomerans genome:
- a CDS encoding four-helix bundle copper-binding protein codes for MSEQYRNCIEACYICAATCDYCATSCLKEENIEMMRECIRADMQCASICRLAAELMTMDSEFAAQICKVCAEACQKCGDECAKHEHEHCKKCAEACYRCAEECRKMAA; via the coding sequence ATGTCTGAACAATACCGCAACTGCATTGAGGCCTGTTATATCTGCGCTGCAACCTGTGACTACTGCGCAACGTCCTGCCTGAAAGAAGAAAATATTGAGATGATGCGCGAATGCATCCGGGCGGACATGCAGTGCGCCAGCATCTGCCGCCTGGCAGCTGAGCTGATGACAATGGACAGTGAATTCGCTGCTCAGATTTGTAAGGTTTGCGCAGAAGCATGCCAGAAATGCGGTGATGAGTGCGCGAAACATGAGCACGAGCACTGTAAGAAATGTGCTGAAGCCTGTTACCGCTGTGCTGAAGAATGCCGGAAAATGGCAGCGTGA